In Dehalococcoidia bacterium, the genomic window CCTCCTCCCCCTTGACCTCGTTGACGTAGGAGCGGTGAACGAGGGCCGTGCGCAGCAGCTCCGGCTGCCGCAACTTCACCCTCAACACCTTCTCCATCTCCCGCCAGTCCCTGGGCTGCCTACCCATAACCTAACCTCAAAACCGGTGCTGGGAGGCTGTCACAAGGCCCTTTGGAGGCTTTTGCTGGCCCTTTCGTCCATCTTCGTCCGCATCATATACAGCAGATCCTCACCGTGTCAAGGAGAAGGCCTATAATGGCCGTGTTGGGGAACCCGGCCATGGCTAACTTGACACAAAAATTATGGAGTTCCCTGGAGGCTGGGCAGCGTCGTGTCCTCCTGGTGACCCTAGCCCTTGCCCGCATCCGTGGCCTTTCCGTCTACCTGGTAGGGGGGAGCGTCCGCGATCTCCTGCTGGGCTGCTCGTCCTTGGACCTGGACCTGGTGGTGGAGGGCGAGGTATTGGCGCTGGCGCAGGCGGTGGCATGGCGGCTAGGGGGGCATCTGGTGGCCCACCCTTTGTTTGGCACCGCCACCTTGCGGGGCCCCCACTTCCAGCTGGACTTGGCCACCGCCCGCCGCGAGCGGTATCCCCGTCCTGGCGCCCTGCCCCAGGTGGAGCCGGCCACCATAGAGGAGGACCTGGCCCGCCGCGACTTCACCATTAACGCCATGGCCTTGGGCCTCACAGGCCCCCATCAGGGCCGGCTCCTAGACCCCTTCGGTGGGCAGAGGGACCTAGTCGCCAGGCTGCTGCGGGCCCTCCATGAAGCTACCTTTCGCGACGATGCCACCCGCATCTTGCGCGCCGCCCGTTACGCCGCCCGCTTCTCACTACGCCTAGAGGAGGGCACCGACGGCTGGTTGCGGCGGGACGTGGCCTACCTGGATACCATCACCGGAGCCCGCCTCCGCCACGAGCTGATGCGCATCCTGGAGGAGGCCCAACCCGAGAAGGCCCTGGGCCTGCTGCAGGCGTGGGGCGCCCTGGAACATCTTCATCCCTCCCTCCGCCTGGCTCCTCCGCTGATGAAGGCCTTCCATCGTTTGCGGAGATTACGGCCTTCTTGTCCCTCCACCTTGGCCTACCTTGCCCTCCTCTCTTCCCCCTTATCCAGGGAGGAGGCGGAGGCTCTTGCTGCCCGGCTGGCCCTCACCCGTCGGGAGCGGGAGGTGGTGGTGACCATGCCCCGTGCCGTGGCCACCTTACCCATCCTGGAGGCGGCAAGACGCCCCAGCCAGATAGTGGAAGCCCTGGAGCCCCTACCCGAGCCCTGCCTGTGGGCCCTAGCGGCCCTAACACCCCAGCCCCTGGCCAAGAGGCGCGTCTTGAGATATCTTGAGCGATGGCGGCACCTGCGGCCGGCCCTGCGCCCCCTTCAGCTCGAGGCCCTGGGGGTGCCCAGGGGACCCCGCTTGCAGGAGGCGTTATGTGTCTTGCGGCAGGCACGACTGGATGGGCGTGTGCGCACCATGGCGGGGGAACGCCGCCTGATCCGAAGCTGGCTCAGGGGTGGAGAAGGCCATGGATAATGTACAAAACTGCGCGGTCTGTGGCGAGCCTTTAGACGGCATCAACGTGGGCCTATGCAACGGTTGTGGCCTCCCCTTCCATTTCAACACCGAAGCGGAGGCCCACAGACCCGAATGCGGACAGGCCTGGCTTCACCCCCAGTATCTCACGGTGGAGTTCGGGTGCTTCATTTGCCTAGGGATGGCCCCCGGCAGGGAGCCGCCCGTGGGTTTGGGGCACTGAGGGATCACCACCCATGCGGTGTAGGGTGTGCCGGTTGCCGGTAGAGGCGGGGGAGGGGATATTCTGCTACCTGTGCGGCCAGCCTTTCCACTTCGCCCGGCAAAAGGCGTGCGGGCGAGCCCTCCCTAACCCCGCTGCCTGCTGAGGGATGATCTATCTCTGCGCCGTGTGCGCAGAGGAAGTGGAAGCCGCCTAGGTGGCGAAGGCCTCCAGCAAGCGGGCTACGGCCTTGGCCCCCCGCAGGAAATCCTCGATGCGGATGTGCTCGTCCGGGGCATGGATGCGGGAGCCAGGATAGCCCACCCCGAAATCGGCCACCGGCAGGCCCAGCCGCACGAAAGGATAAAGGGGCCCTGTGCCAGCCATAGACGGCACCACCGCCGGCTCCCGGCCATAGGCCTCCTTTAGGACACGACACACCAAGGCCACAAACGGGTGGTCGATGGGTGTACGGGCGGGGCGCTCCTGGGCCAGCGCTCGCACCTCCACATCGCCGAAGCCTTCCTCCTGTAGGTGGCGGCGCAACTTCTCCAGAATGTCATAGGGGTCTTGGTCGGGCACCAGTCGGAAGTCGAGCTTGGCCACTGCCCTTGCTGGCAGGACAGTCTTGGGGCCGGGCCCCGTATAGCCGGCCAGTAGCCCATCAATGGTGGCCGTGGGCTCAAAGATGTGACGTCGGCGCACCTCGGCATGAGAGAGCTGGCAGATGAACTCCCTGGCCCCATAGGCACGCAACGTCTCCTCCTCCTCGCTGGGCAAGGAAGCCACTGCCTCCTCCTCAGCCGGTGTGGGGGGCCGAACATGTTGGTAGAAGCCCGGGATAAGGATACGCTCCTGGGCGTCCTTTATGGATGCTAGGGCCCACACCAGACGCCAGGCGGCGTTGGGGAGCACCGTACCCCACGAGGAATGGGCGTCGCGGGCCAGAGAGGAGACCTCCAGCTCCACATAGAGCAGCCCCTTGACGCCCAGAGTAACGTATGGGCGGCCGTCCCACGTGACCCCACCGCCCTCCCATATACAAGCATCGGCCCGCAGCAGCTCGCGGTTTTCCTCCACCCATCTCTCCATATTGGGGCTACCTATCTCCTCGTCACCCTCGATACAGAACTTGACACTACACGGCAGGTAGCCCCGCACCTCCCGCCAGGCCCTGACGGCGAACATGCGGGCCAGGATGTTACCCTTGTTGTCAGAAGCACCGCGGCCGTAGAGACATCCTGCTCGCACCACCGGCTCGAAGGGAGGGGATGACCACTCCTCCAGGGGCTCGGGGGGCTGGACATCGTAGTGGTTGTAAAACAATATGGTCTTGGGGGAGCGGCCTTCCTGATATGCCCAGACGACGGGGTTTCCCTCCCCAGGCTTGGGCACCAACTTCACCTGAAATCCCAGGGCCGCCAGTCGGTCCGCCAAGTAGTGAGCTGTCTCATGGATGGCCCGCCCCTGAGCGCTCACCGAGGGCAAACGCACCAGCTCTTGTAACTCCCGCAGGGTCTCATCCAGACGGGCATCTAAGAAGGCTAGGACGTCGTCCACCTCATCCTCCCGCAGGACGCATCATGATAACACCTTCGCTATCAACCTCTGCCGGCCGATAGCCCAGCCGGAGCCAGAGGTAGAAAGCCAGGCCAGCGTCCAGGGGCACTCGAGCCCAAAAAAGGCGCGCCCCCTTTGCCGTAAGCTCCCTTTCCAAAGCACGCACCCCTTCGCTACCTATGCCCCAGCCCCGCCGGTGCGGAGCCACAACCACGGTGGTCACCTGGCACTCTCCTCCCTCCAGGAGGTAGCCTACGGCCCCCACTAGCTCCCCCGCCATATCCAAGGCCATCATACGTCCGCGAGCATGAGGGCACCACTCCCGCACTTTCAACTCCTCCTGGGGCGAAAGGGGACGCAGGGATACCCTGGCACAAGTCATCCCGGCAGCAGATCGGCCACCATCTCCTCAAAGGGACGCAGGCGCCCCACGTTCAGGCCCGCCGCCGGATAGTACCGACCCTCCCGCAGCAGGGCCAGCATGTGCTCCTGCGACTCCAGCTCCTCCTCAAAGACAGTGACGAAACACCCGAGGCCATTGGTGGAGTGGCAATCGCTGGCGCCGATGCCCTTCTTGCCTAGGATGCGAGCCACCTGGAGAGCGAAGAGGTTCTCCCGGAGGGTGCAACCACCGTTGGCTACCTCGATCTCGTCCACCAATTGAAAGACGGGCAGGCGGGCGGCCTCCTCGGGGGTCATCTCCACTGGTGCCCGCCCATCCCGACGGTAATGCACGGGGTCAAAGAAGTGGCGGAAGGGATGAGCAGCGATCATGAACCCTCCCACCTCGTCCACCACTCGCCGCAGCTCGGTGGCCCGCCGGATGCCCGGCACATACCGGGTCAGGCCCACCACGATGATGTGCCCCAGGTCGGTGGATACCTCCATGCCCCGGCTGAGGAAGATGCCCTCTGCGCGCTGCCGGAAGCGCTCCCACTCGTGGTCGTCCCACGCCCGGTCGTGCTCGGTGATGTTGACGCCCGTAAGGCCAATGCGACGGGCCTCCTCCAGGAGCTGCTCCGGGGTGAGGGATGAGTCGGAGGCCCCCCGCACGGTGTGCACATGCATATCCACGATGGTGCCCATCCCGCCTCACCTAAATGTCAGGGTCTACGCCTTCATCTTAATGGTGGGCCCAGGAGGGGGGCAAGGAGCGCCATGCCATCATCGCCAGGCCGTGCCACAAGCCCCTCCCGAAGGCTAGCCATGGGTCAAGACGGAGCCGCCTGGGAGAGGTAGGGAAGGCCCCAACCGAAGGCCCCCGCCCACAGGGCCAGCCCCAGCACCAGCCAGCAAGGGGTGCGCCCCCAGATGTAGGCCACACACCCCAACACCAGAAAGGCAAAGCTCACCACCCCCAATGTGTAAGCGAGGTTGGGGCTCCCAAGGCCTGTCCCTGGCAGATGGTGGTGAGCCCCCCTATAGAGGATTCCTAGGATGATGCCTACCAATGGCCCCCAGGTGAAGAGGAGGAGAGATACAGGCACCGTCAGCATAAGGGGATTGATGTTGGGAGCGATGGCCTTGGCCAAGGTGGGAACATGTGCCCGGGCCCGCACCAGGCCCAGGCTTATGGGCCACACCGACACAAGGGAGAGCACGTAGCCCAACACAGCACCGGAGAAGACCTCAGCCAAGGGCCTCCCTCCTGCCTACCGTGCAGGTTACTATCACGTGGGCCCCCGGCGCCTTTACCCGGGCCGCCAACGCCTGTGCCTCCTCTCGCCCAGAGGCCAGGGCGAAGAGGGCGGGGCCGCTGCCCGCCAGATGGACCCTGCGCGCCCCAGCCTCCAGCAACGCAGCGCGGTAGCGGGCTATCTCGGGGAACAGGGAATACGAGACGGACTCGAAGGCGTTGTACATATAATTCTCGTCCACCCGCTGTGTCTCCCATAGCCGTTCCAGAAACCGCTGGGTGAAGGTGCCGTCGCTGTAGGAGGCAGGGGTCAGGAGCCGGTACATGCGGGCCGTCTTATCGGGCACCCGCAGGGGGGGCACCACCAGCACCAGCCAGACTTGAGGAGCGTCCGCTAAGGGGCTGAGCTGCTCTCCCCGCCCTCGGGCCAGGGCCGTCCCGCCCAGCAGAAAGAAGGGGACATCCGAGCCGAGGCTAGCCGCCACCTCCATAAGCCGCTCCTGCGGCAGGTGCCAGCCCCTGAGGCGGCAGATGGCTCTTAGGGCAGCGGCGGCATCGGCGCTCCCTCCTCCCAACCCTGACGCCGGCGGGATAGCCTTGTGGATGATCACCTCCACCCGTGCCTGCGGGTCAAGGGCGCGCACCGCTCTGGCTACCAGTTCGTCCTCCACTGCAAAGGGACCCTGGCACCGCACTGTGAGGGAGGAGGCCGGGAGGATGGTCAGCTCGTCCCAGAGGCCGATGGTCTGCAGCACGGTGCACACCTCGTGATAACCGTCAGGGCGGCGACCCACCACCTCCAGGGTCCAGTTGATCTTGGCCGGCGCCCGCACCCGCACAGGCTCACCCATGGCCCACCTGCCCCCAAGCGCGCACCACGTGGAATAGACGCAGCCAATCCTCCAATGTCAGCTCGCCGGGTCGCCGTGCTGGGTCTATACCTGCTGCCCTCAACCATTCCTCCGCCACCTGAGGCGCCACCTTGAGCCCAATGGTCAGGGAATTGCGCATCTGCTTGCGGGGCGCAGCGAAGCCAGCCTTAGCCACCTTCAGCAGCGCCTCCATATCCTGGGCAGGCACAAGGGGCTGCGGCCGCACCTCCAGCCTCACCACCGCCGAATAGACCTTGGGGGGAGGCCGGAAGGCCCACGGCGGTATGACGAAAAGTAAGCGTGGGCTCGCTAGTAGCTGGGTCTCCACACTCAGGTAGCTCATCCTCCCTGGGGAGGCCACCATGCTTTGGGCCACCTCCAGCTGCAAGGTGATCACTAGCCACCTGGGCTGGGGAGTCGCCCTCAAGAAATGCCTCACCACCGCCGTGCCGATGGAGAAGGGGAGATTGCCCACCACCACGTAGGGGGGGCCAGAGCCCGCCATGGCTAGCAACTCCGCAGGGGCCACCTGTAGGACATCGGCCTGTACGATCCACAGATGCGGGGTCCCAGAGAAGCGGTCCTGGAGTCGGGAGGCCAACTTCTCGTCTATCTCCACAGCGATGAGCCTAGAGCAGTATGGTAGCAAGAAGCGGGTCAGGTTGCCTGGGCCCGCTCCTACTTCGATAACCGTCTCATCAGGGCTGGGGCGAGCGGCCTCAGCTATGCGCCGCAGGTAGCGGCGCTCCACCAGCCAGTGCTGGCCCAGGGCCCGCCGACGCCCCCTCGATATGGCAAGACCCCCCACAACATCTACGATAGCCCATCAGTCCAGGATGTAGATGGTCACGTAGCCCGTGCGCCAGTCAGGGATAACGCCCTCAGGATAGGCCAAGTCGATGACGTAGCCGCGGACGGCCCCGCCCGTATCGGCAGCGATAGCCATGCCGTAGCCGGGCACGCACAGCCGCGTGCCCAAGGGGATGACGGCAGGATCCACAGCTACGATGCCCTTGCGCACCGGCAGGCCAGTGGCCGTCGTACTTCCTGCGCCGCCTTCGCCCGGCTGATACCAGGCGGCCCAAACGGTGAGGGCCTGCTTATAGGGTGTGCCTGCGCACTCGTCTGTGGCGGCCCGGGCCAAACCCACCCCCCTCACAATGATGGTGGGCTGGGGAGCGAGCATCTCTTCGCCCACTGGCCTCCTCTCCCATAGATGACCGTCTTTGTAGACCACATCATAGTGCTGACGACGCAGGCCGTCCCGCCCCTGGGCGGCCACATAGCTCTGCCCCAAGGGCAAGCTGGGGTCTTGGCGGTACTCCGTGGGATGGGGGATCACCTCCTCCACCGTCTCCCTGGCGACCAGGACCCTTGTGAGCCGGACCACCGCTCCGTCTCTAAGTGGGGAGTCCAATGGTGGCGTCACTTCATCGAACGGGCCCAAGGCGAGCCATTGCTCCGCCAGCAGCTGTTCCACAGTGGCCGCCTGGGTGCGCAACCTTCTTGGCTGGCCCCCCACCACCAGCTCCACGTCCTTAGCGCGCACCACCACCACATGCAGGCCGGGGCTGAGGGGCCAATGTGGGGGCGGGTACACTATATCGCCCACCTCTAGGTGCACACCCAGACTGGCCAGGCCATCGCCTACCGTCCCTGGCTCAGTGGTGACCCAGAGGGGGAACCCGTCCTCCAGCACCCATTGAACGTGGTCGGCAGATAACACAGAAGAAGCTTCTTGGCCGGAAAGGGCGGTTTCCAGGATCTGCTCCCCGAAGAAAGGCAACAAGGCGGAGGCCAACAGTAGGCCACCCACTAGAGCTGCAGGGGATCGCCTTTTAAGGCGCCCCTTTAAGTTGTCTTCCTTCACACCCCTTTCCTGTCTTCCTTTTTGCTCAGGCGGCCGTGCACCCGCCTTCGACACGGCGCCACGGCCTTGCCCACAGGATCGGGCTCCGGCCAGGGTGACCTATGGCACCCGGGGCGCCCACTTACCGCTGCTCCCTTCCGGGCCTGACGGGGTTCATAGGGCCCCGTCGCACAGGGCCTAGCCATCATCGCCCTCACCTGAGGGCAGACACCCCAGCCCCGGCCTCGGGCGGGAGTTCGGCCCCGCTATGGCGGATTGCGGGTTCAGGGCACCGCCAGCTCCCCGCCTAGCACGGCCGCCCCTCATAGACATTGCCCGTTCTCACGACTTCTGTCAACCCCACCTTGCCCCCTAGGGCTGCCTGATATAGAATGACGCCTGCATCCTGGGGACATGATGGTCGAAAAAGGGGTCATCCTGGCTGCCGGGTTCGGCACCAGGCTTCTGCCCGCCAGCAAGGCTGTGCCCAAGGAGATGCTGCCTCTTCTGGACCGCCCCATCATCCAGCACATAGTGGAGGAGGCGGCAGCAGCGGGCATCACTCAGCTAGTGGTGGTGGTCTCCGGGGGCAAGGAGGCCATCGCCTCCCACTTCTCTCCCTCCCCCCAACTGGAGGAGGCCCTGGCCGCCAGAGGCGAAGGGGCCATGCTGGAGGAAGTGCGGCGTCTATCATCGCTGGCCTCCTTGGCCTTTGTATACCAGCATGAGCGGCTGGGCACGGGCCATGCCCTTCTGCAGGCCCGCCACCTCCTGGGCCAGGGGCCCTTCGCCCTGTTTTACCCCGACGACATCATGCTGGGCGACACCCCTGCCATCGGCCACGTGGCTGAGGCCTATGAGCGATACGGCCGGCCTATTTTGGGAGTATGCCCTGTGCCTCCCAAAGATGCCCACCGTTATGGCCTCATCTCCGGCACACCCCTGGGCGATGGCCTATACCGGGTGGCAGCCACGGTGGAGAAGCCCCCACCTGGGGAGGCCCCCTCCAACCTAGCCCTGGTGGGGAGGATGATCCTCACCCCTGAGGTCTTCTCTTACCTCGACGAGACCCCTCCTGGGAGGGACGGCGAGATATGGCTCACGGACGCCCTGGGGCTCCTTTGTGCCCGCAGCGAGGTCTATGCCTGCGTCCTCCCTCATCGGTGGCTGGACGTGGGCAACCCCTTGGGGCTGTTACGCGCCTCCCTTGTTCTAGCCTGCCGTGCCCCCCGCTGGCGGGCGGAATGCCAACAGATGCTCCAGGAGCTGACATGGGAGGTTGGGCCCTCATCTTGAGATGCGCATCCTGGTGTTGGGCATCCCCCTTC contains:
- the ispE gene encoding 4-(cytidine 5'-diphospho)-2-C-methyl-D-erythritol kinase — its product is MGEPVRVRAPAKINWTLEVVGRRPDGYHEVCTVLQTIGLWDELTILPASSLTVRCQGPFAVEDELVARAVRALDPQARVEVIIHKAIPPASGLGGGSADAAAALRAICRLRGWHLPQERLMEVAASLGSDVPFFLLGGTALARGRGEQLSPLADAPQVWLVLVVPPLRVPDKTARMYRLLTPASYSDGTFTQRFLERLWETQRVDENYMYNAFESVSYSLFPEIARYRAALLEAGARRVHLAGSGPALFALASGREEAQALAARVKAPGAHVIVTCTVGRREALG
- the rsmA gene encoding 16S rRNA (adenine(1518)-N(6)/adenine(1519)-N(6))-dimethyltransferase RsmA, which produces MGGLAISRGRRRALGQHWLVERRYLRRIAEAARPSPDETVIEVGAGPGNLTRFLLPYCSRLIAVEIDEKLASRLQDRFSGTPHLWIVQADVLQVAPAELLAMAGSGPPYVVVGNLPFSIGTAVVRHFLRATPQPRWLVITLQLEVAQSMVASPGRMSYLSVETQLLASPRLLFVIPPWAFRPPPKVYSAVVRLEVRPQPLVPAQDMEALLKVAKAGFAAPRKQMRNSLTIGLKVAPQVAEEWLRAAGIDPARRPGELTLEDWLRLFHVVRAWGQVGHG
- a CDS encoding PHP-associated domain-containing protein, with the protein product MGTIVDMHVHTVRGASDSSLTPEQLLEEARRIGLTGVNITEHDRAWDDHEWERFRQRAEGIFLSRGMEVSTDLGHIIVVGLTRYVPGIRRATELRRVVDEVGGFMIAAHPFRHFFDPVHYRRDGRAPVEMTPEEAARLPVFQLVDEIEVANGGCTLRENLFALQVARILGKKGIGASDCHSTNGLGCFVTVFEEELESQEHMLALLREGRYYPAAGLNVGRLRPFEEMVADLLPG
- a CDS encoding CCA tRNA nucleotidyltransferase, with protein sequence MAVLGNPAMANLTQKLWSSLEAGQRRVLLVTLALARIRGLSVYLVGGSVRDLLLGCSSLDLDLVVEGEVLALAQAVAWRLGGHLVAHPLFGTATLRGPHFQLDLATARRERYPRPGALPQVEPATIEEDLARRDFTINAMALGLTGPHQGRLLDPFGGQRDLVARLLRALHEATFRDDATRILRAARYAARFSLRLEEGTDGWLRRDVAYLDTITGARLRHELMRILEEAQPEKALGLLQAWGALEHLHPSLRLAPPLMKAFHRLRRLRPSCPSTLAYLALLSSPLSREEAEALAARLALTRREREVVVTMPRAVATLPILEAARRPSQIVEALEPLPEPCLWALAALTPQPLAKRRVLRYLERWRHLRPALRPLQLEALGVPRGPRLQEALCVLRQARLDGRVRTMAGERRLIRSWLRGGEGHG
- a CDS encoding UTP--glucose-1-phosphate uridylyltransferase is translated as MMVEKGVILAAGFGTRLLPASKAVPKEMLPLLDRPIIQHIVEEAAAAGITQLVVVVSGGKEAIASHFSPSPQLEEALAARGEGAMLEEVRRLSSLASLAFVYQHERLGTGHALLQARHLLGQGPFALFYPDDIMLGDTPAIGHVAEAYERYGRPILGVCPVPPKDAHRYGLISGTPLGDGLYRVAATVEKPPPGEAPSNLALVGRMILTPEVFSYLDETPPGRDGEIWLTDALGLLCARSEVYACVLPHRWLDVGNPLGLLRASLVLACRAPRWRAECQQMLQELTWEVGPSS
- a CDS encoding GNAT family N-acetyltransferase gives rise to the protein MTCARVSLRPLSPQEELKVREWCPHARGRMMALDMAGELVGAVGYLLEGGECQVTTVVVAPHRRGWGIGSEGVRALERELTAKGARLFWARVPLDAGLAFYLWLRLGYRPAEVDSEGVIMMRPAGG
- a CDS encoding M20/M25/M40 family metallo-hydrolase yields the protein MDDVLAFLDARLDETLRELQELVRLPSVSAQGRAIHETAHYLADRLAALGFQVKLVPKPGEGNPVVWAYQEGRSPKTILFYNHYDVQPPEPLEEWSSPPFEPVVRAGCLYGRGASDNKGNILARMFAVRAWREVRGYLPCSVKFCIEGDEEIGSPNMERWVEENRELLRADACIWEGGGVTWDGRPYVTLGVKGLLYVELEVSSLARDAHSSWGTVLPNAAWRLVWALASIKDAQERILIPGFYQHVRPPTPAEEEAVASLPSEEEETLRAYGAREFICQLSHAEVRRRHIFEPTATIDGLLAGYTGPGPKTVLPARAVAKLDFRLVPDQDPYDILEKLRRHLQEEGFGDVEVRALAQERPARTPIDHPFVALVCRVLKEAYGREPAVVPSMAGTGPLYPFVRLGLPVADFGVGYPGSRIHAPDEHIRIEDFLRGAKAVARLLEAFAT
- a CDS encoding G5 domain-containing protein — protein: MGGLLLASALLPFFGEQILETALSGQEASSVLSADHVQWVLEDGFPLWVTTEPGTVGDGLASLGVHLEVGDIVYPPPHWPLSPGLHVVVVRAKDVELVVGGQPRRLRTQAATVEQLLAEQWLALGPFDEVTPPLDSPLRDGAVVRLTRVLVARETVEEVIPHPTEYRQDPSLPLGQSYVAAQGRDGLRRQHYDVVYKDGHLWERRPVGEEMLAPQPTIIVRGVGLARAATDECAGTPYKQALTVWAAWYQPGEGGAGSTTATGLPVRKGIVAVDPAVIPLGTRLCVPGYGMAIAADTGGAVRGYVIDLAYPEGVIPDWRTGYVTIYILD